The following are encoded together in the Kwoniella europaea PYCC6329 chromosome 1, complete sequence genome:
- a CDS encoding 60S ribosomal protein L1-A produces the protein MSKLQASSVRGSIKTLLAQSSLETHKEAGGKKRNFVETIELQIGLKNYDPQRDKRFSGTVKLPHVPRPRMQLCILADAADVDRAKQLDEELPFMTVEDLKKLNKNKKLVKKLAQKYDAFLASEALIKQIPRLLGPGLSKAGKFPTPVSHSEDLQKKVTEVRSTIKFQLKKVLCLGVAVGHVDMEEDQIMQNTMLAINFLISLLKKQWQNIQSLTIKSTMGKPQRLF, from the exons ATGTCCAAACTTCAGGCATCAAGCGTGCGAGGGTCCATCAAAACCCTTCTTGCCCAATCTTCCTTGGAGACCCACAAGGAAGCCGGtggtaagaagagaaacTTCGTAGAGACCATCGAACTCCAAATTGGTCTTAAGAACTACGATCCTCAACGAGACAAGCGATTC TCCGGTACCGTCAAGCTTCCTCACGTCCCCAGACCTCGAATGCAACTCTGTATCCTTGCCGATGCTGCTGATGTCGACCGAGCCAAGCAACTTGATGAGGAACTCCCCTTCATGACCGTCGAGGATCTTAAGAAGCtcaacaagaacaagaagctCGTCAAGAAGTTGGCTCAAAAATACGATGCCTTCTTAGCTTCCGAAGCTTTGATCAAGCAAATCCCCAGATTGTTAGGTCCTGGTCTTTCCAAAGCTGGTAAATTCCCTACCCCCGTATCTCACTCTGAAGATCTCCAAAAGAAGGTTACCGAAGTTCGATCTACCATCAAGTTCCAACTTAAGAAGGTCTTGTGTCTCGGTGTTGCCGTTGGTCACGTTGAcatggaagaggatcaaaTCATGCAAAACACCATGTTGGCTATCAacttcttgatctcccttCTTAAGAAACAA TGGCAAAACATCCAATCCCTCACTATCAAATCCACCATGGGTAAACCTCAAAGACTCTTCTAA